GTTTTAGGGCGGATTCTTTCCTTAGCTTGAGCTGGGGTCTCGCCAATATTCACCCTTAGGCTTAAGCCACCCTTTTTCAACACTACATAATGTTGTTCTATGGATTGGACCTTATACCCTCCCACCATTTCCCCTACCGCATATTCTTCCGAGTCGTTGGCCGTTTTTTCCCGAATGGTCACCCGGGCAAAAGACCAATGTCCCGAAAGGGTTCCTGTAACAATCATTTGGTCCGCATCACCATTATCAGCTGCAATTTCGGGATCCAGATCCTGACCGTCGGGTCCTTTGTTACTTGCTTGGTTCGGATCATAAACCACTCCGCGAATCAAATTCCCGGAAACCAATTCTTCATAGGTGGTAACGGCAAGTACCACTTCCTGTTTTGCTAATTTAGGTTTGGGGAGAGAAGCAAGACTCGCACCGGACTCCGTACTGAAAATAAGAAGTAAGATCAGTCGGGAAAGATAAGCCAATGAGAAAGAAAATAAAATAACCGCAGGTATAAGCGTAAAAAATTTATTACTTTGAATGCGTGCGAAAACAGAATTCATAAGCGATGTTCCCTTGGGAACAGTTCCCTTTTAAATCCCAGCAACTTCCGATTTCGGGAGTTTGGTTACGAACTTTTCTGTGAAATTAAGTGCAGTTTCTGGGTTCATCAGTTTTCCATTGCGAAAAACCTCAAAATGAAGGTGGGCGCCAGTAGCAGTCCCTGTTCTTCCTACGGCAGCGATGACTCTTCCCATTTTAACAGCTTCCCCCACCTCAACTAAAATCTGTGAGCAATGGGCGTAAACCGTTTTATATCCATTTTTGTGTTGGATGATGACTGAGTTTCCGTAACCGCCGTTTCTTCCTGTGAAAATCACTTCCCCATCAGCAGAGGCAAGAACCGCGGTTCCCACTTTTGCAGCCAGATCTAGGCCGGTATGATAAACACGGTTGTATTTATTAAACGGATCCACTCTTCTTCCGTAACGGGAAGTCACTCTGCTTTGCGGGACAGGAAGGATGAAGATCTTTTTTTTGATCACCCGGGAAGAAGAAGCATTTTTGGTTTGGACCGGAATCTCTAAAATTTGTCCCAATTTTAAATTGGTGGAAACAAGTGAATTGTGTTTTTTGATCCGGGCAACATCAGAACCGAAAGCACGGGAGATTTTAGAAAGATTATCCTTTTTTTGGACGGTATACTTTTTAATTACGATTCCGGACTCATGAACTACGGTATTGCTGATCACAGGAGAAACATTGATGTATTTGGGAAGGTCGAAGGAAGCGACTTCCTCATCTTCTTCTTCTCCGGAATTGATCCCCATCGCAAATAATTTCTGGATTTCGGCATCTTGGTTTCCAAAGAGCTTAAACATGCCGGAAGATTGAGGTGTCGTGAGAGATCTTTCCACTTCCTCGTTAAAACGGGCAAATGGGTTGGCTTGGAGGCCGGCTGTCAAAAAAAGACAGGTAGATACCAGAAAAATCCTTCTCACATAAAAAATATCGGATAAGAAACCAATGAATCTTGAATTTAAGAAAAAGAAAGAAATCGCATGTAAAAATCGAAGCATCCCAAACCTAACTACTTTTTTGTTTTTTTATCTTTCGGTTCAAAGACTTGAAACTTATCCTGAACCCAGGCATCAACGTCTTCGAACTCGTATTTTAATTTTTTCACATCTTCATTGATTATGTAGGCAGCAAGCTTGCCTACGGAGTTCTCTCTCGACTCATTCGCCGGATAGAACTTAAGTTTGAGTAAGGATGGGGTGGATTCCACATAGATTCGCACCTGAGTGCCTTTTTTCCAAATCTCTTCGGGAGAGAGACGCACATCTTCTTTGAGGAGATAAACTTTCTCATCATAATAAGCGTTAATCTCTCTTAATCTTTCTTTTTCAATCAATCTATGAGAACAACTAAAGAAGAAGAGCAAAATGAATAATAAATGGAACCGAAACAACCTACCTACCTAAACAAACTCTTTGAAAAGAGAACAGAATTTGCTTAAAAAAGAAAGCTAATTTTTATTTTTTCGAACCAAACACCGATAATTCCCGCCTATTCCTTTTATACAGGTATATATGTTTCCACAATTGGCAGAAGTAACGAGTTTGCATTTAGAGAAAAGAGGAGCGAGTCCCATCCAGGTTGAAATCGGGATTAAAAAAGGACTTCCTTTGTTCCATCTTTTGGGAAATGCCTCGCAAAGTATGAAGGAATCCAGAGATCGGATCAGAATGGCGATGGAAGCAAGTGGATTTTCCTTTCCCATGGATACGATCGTGGTCAATCTCACCCCCTCTCACCTAGCAAAGAAATGCGCTTTTTTGGATCTGGCCATTGCCATAGGTATTTTAAAAGCTACAGGACAGGCGAAATTTTCTTTTCCCGAAAATACGATTATACTGGGGTCTCTCAGTTTGAATGGAAATGTACTCGGAGAAAGAGATCTTCTTCCTTTGCTTTGGTTCCGAAACTTTTCGGAAACTGACACTGTGATTTTGCCCGGATCTCTTCGGGGGGAAATCATCCCGCAGGGAAACTACATATTCTTAGAAAGCCTGAGTGATTTGTCTTTTCCCTCCACCGTGGAAAAAACAGCAAAATGCGAAATCCCTTTGATCGGAGAGCCGGAAGAATCCTGGTCTTCCGCATTTCTCTCCGATTCCCAATCTGCTGCCTTGTACCAGCTCTGTATTGCCGCTTTAGGACGTCATCATACTCTTTTGATAGGAAACCCCGGGGAAGGCAAAACGATGCTCGCTAAAATGCTGAGCTCTCTTTTACCAAGCTGGACCAAAGAAGAAGTGGAGTCCACTTTCAAAGGAAGCCTTAGTACGGTTTTATATGGGCGGGCATTGGAAGTAGGAAAACGTCCGTTTCGCTCCCCCCACCATACTTGCACCGAACAATCCCTGGTAGGAGGAGGAACTCCGATCCAACCGGGAGAAATATCGCTCGCCCAAGGAGGGATTTTGTTTTTAGACGAATTGGGAGAATTCAAAGAAAAATCCATAGAAAGCCTGAGGGAGCCTATGGAAGAAAAAAGAATTCATATAACGCGCGTAAATGGAAAAGAAATATTGCCTGCGGATTGTATGATTTTGGGCGCGATGAACCCCTGCCCTTGCGGAAATTACGGAAGCAAAAAACTTTGCAATTGTTCCCATCAGAGAATCAGATCTTATTTAAGAAAATTATCAGGGCCCTTTCTGGACAGAATCTGTTTGGTGATTTCTCTTTTTTCCAATGATGAAAAGAGAAAAGTTCAAATCAAAGAAAAGGACATGAAACAAAAACTGGAAGATAGTTTTCAATTCAGGCAAGAAAGAATGGCAAGTGAAAGTTGGAAACGGAAACCAAATCTTATAAAAGAAGATCTCTTGGAGGAATACTGTAAAAAATACAAAATAAACAATTTCTCCTTTCGAAAAAGAAGAGATTGGATGTCTCTATCCAGAACTGTTGCGGATTGGAACCTATCATCTGAAATAGAGGGGAAACATTTTTTAGAAGCATTTGAAATGATTTCATCCGGAAGTTGGTTACAAGAATTTTGTTAACCTACTTCGAGATAAAATGAGAGATTTCCATAGCTATTTTATTGATCGCATAATCCATATAAGCCGGATCATTTACTTTTTTCTTATAAGTAGCGCTTTTTTTCTCGATTGTGGATGCCATTCCCCTTTTGCGCAAAAGAACGGGATCCGGTCCGAATTCATCGGTTTCAGCAAGATTTCCTAATATACTAAATTGTCTCATGAGTTACTTCCTTGTAACGAACATACTCTCATCCTTGAGAGCAGATCCCGTTAGGGATACTGAATCCATCGGCGGGTAAGAAAAAACCCTTGATGAAGTATTTTAGAATAGATGGGAATAAAAACTCACTTCCCTTTTTTCGTTTATATGGAGCAAACAAAATGACACTGTTAGGTGAGAAAGCGCGGGATAAGTTTTGGTCAGATAATAATATACCTTCCTCATTCGATTCTTTTTTGTCTCATTAAAGACCTGCAAAGGATGGAAATGGCGGGTTTGGTTCCAGGTTTTTACCTCGGTGCAATAAAGAACTTCCCCGGAGAAGCTGATTATGTCCAATTCCCCGAATCTATTTCTGAAATTGGAAATGAGTATGGAATGTCCCAGGGAATCCAGGTAATCCGCTCCGAAATCCTCTCCCCATTTGCCTAACTCTGTTTTTTTCACCGATATTTTAATAAATTTGAGCGAACGGGATGGCTTTTTGGATGTACGTATTCAAATCGATCATCAAATCCACAAATTCCAAAAGTTTCAACCGATTGCCTTCAGCATCTTTTGTTATGCGAATGACCGGACGGAGAGGTTTGTCTTTGTTGGAATCAATTACGATTCCGGTTCGATTATCAGACAATAAAACTCCCGATCCGATGGGAAACATTCCCAGTTTATTTAGAAACAACCGAACCATTTTCAAATCGAAACGATTTACATTCACACTGATCATAAGTTTCATCGCATCATAAGGAAGAAATGCGGGTCGATAAGGTCTAGTTGCTATCATTGCGGAAAACTGATCCGCAATCATAAATACCCTTGTCAGTTCTTCCATTTCGTTGGAAGTGATCTTCTGAGGATAACCGGTACCGTCCACCGCTTCATGGTGTTGAAGGGCAACGATCGCAAGTGAGTTTTTAAGTTTCAATCTTTGAGTGAGAATTTGATAACCTGTAACGGGATGCCTTTTGATCGTCTTATGATCCAGCTCCGTTAAAGCTGTTTTTTTCTCGGAAACTTCTTCCGGAACAGTGACCATTCCCATGTCTGCAAATATGGCGGCGATTGCCAGATCAATCAGCTTGGGCCTCGAAAACTCCAAATAAGTTCCGAGCAGAATGGAAAAAAAGGTCGCATAACAGATATGAGAATATAGATAATAACCCGAATGGGAATGTGCAAATAATAAAATGGGCAACTGCGGATTTGATTTTACATGATCAGTGATTCTCTCTGCAATATCACGAAATTCCCTGATTTCAGTGTATTTTCCTTCGGAAGCGGATCTGTATGTTTTTTGAACCAGCTCGAAACAGTCTTTGAATAAAGCGGTAAACTCCACTTTATTGCCATTTGCTTTATCCAGGATATACTTTCCCCGAGCGGAAGTCTCATCATTATGAGATAAAGGGAGATTTGTATCGAGGTAATTGGAATTTTCGGAACTTGCTTTGATGGATTCTTTCTCAGTAACAAGTTCCCCGTCCGTAAGAACAAAAGAAATTCCGAATTGTCTGAGTCTGTCTAAGTCCTGCTGGGTGATAGGTTGTCCAGAGCTCACGAGCACCGTGTCTTTGTCTAAGTAAACCGAACGGTTGAATTTTGTTCCTGCCGCCAGGTCTTGAATCGGTATCTTTCGCATGTTTGGCAAATTTTACTATGAAGTTGCTATGGGATCAATTGTTTTTCTCATTTTGTAGGGAAAGTAGATATCGGAATATAACCGAGACGGAATCGTAAAGTTCCCTGGGGATTTCAGTGCCTACGGGGAGTTTGGCAAGAGAATCCGCCAATAGTTTATCTTCGATCAGATTGATTTCATTTTCTTCCGCAATCTTACAGATTTGTTCCGCCTTTCTTCCTTCTGCGGAAGCAAGTACAAATGGGGCTTTATGAATCTTGGAATCAAACTGAAGCGCGACTGCTTTCTTTTTCACGCGAACATCCCTCGGATCTCGGATTCGAATTCAGCAGAATCTCTGTTAGGTTCCATAAAGAAACGGATCTCTCCAATCCCTGAAAAAGCGGGCTTTAGTTTGGGAATATCCTTTTTCAACCTAGTTAAAGTGTGAGGCAAATTCGCTTTCATTTCCAAAATTCCTTCTTCGGGAGAAGAATTTGAAAAATAGAACAAAATCCATATTTTTCCCGTAATCAAAGATTCGAACAAAGCGCAAAAATAATAATCCGCCTCTCCTTCTTTCTGAAAAAAACCTTCAAAGGAACGTTTCTTCTTCTTATCCTGGAAATGAATTCTGTTTTTGGTCCATTGGATTTCAGGAAAGAGAAAATTCCAAAGAGGTTTCCATTCGATGGATTTCGGATCGGACTTCTCCGTTGCATGTTGCCATTGTTCCGTCTTGGATTCATTAAAGAATCCGTTTCGTATTTTCAGAAAAGAAGCTAACTCTTGTTTATTGCTTCCCGACCAATCGGGATTTTTAAGATTGTTTTTTAAAAGTTGTGAAGTATGGGTTCCATGAACCGGAACAGAGGATTTGAACTCTTTCGGATCAACCAGCTTTTCATTCCACCTACCTTGGGTAGATAGAAAGGTTCTTAGAATTAAGGAATCAAGCGAGTGGATCATTTGGAAATAGTTCTTCTTTCACTACTTCCTCTCGGAGAAATTTTAAAAAACTCAACCTATGGATTCTGGAAATTCCCAGTTTTTTGACCTGATTTCGATGGAATTCGGTTCCATAACCCTTATGTTTGGCAAACCCGTAACCGGGAAAGACAGTTTCCATTTTCTCCATCCAATCATCCCTATAGGTTTTAGCAAGAACCGATGCGGCGGAAATGCTAGGCATAAGATCATCTCCTTTTGGCAATGAGAAGTAACCTTCGATTGGTTTGGAGATTTTAATTTTATAATTCCCATCCACAAATAGAAACGGATGAGGGATAAGATTTTTAGGGATGGAACGGTTGATTCCGTAAAAGATAGCTTGATTGATATTGTAACGATCGATAAACTTATGAGAAACAAACACGACTCGCCAAACTTTCGCTAGTTTTTTAACTTCTTCCGCAAAAAATCTTCTTTTTTCCAAACTCAAAAGTTTGGAATCCCGAATTCCTTTCAGAACTTCCCCGGATTGGATTTTTTCTATTGTTTCAATATCAAACGAGACCATGCCTATAGCGACAGGGCCGGCTAATGTGCCGCGCCCGGCTTCGTCAATGGAGAGAATGGGGAGATGTTTGGGAAGGGAAAGCTCCGGAAAGTAAGGCCTTTTCGGAGCTTTGTCGAAAGAAAGATCTATGCCGGTTGAGCGGATTCGGCAGCAGCTGCTTTCGTTGCAGCAGTTTTGGTAGCAATCGCCTCATCCTGTCTTTTTTTCTCTTTGGCAACCATTGCTTGGCCACCTTTTCTTTCTTTGATTCTTCCCGACTTACCTGTTTTTTCACGTAAGTAGTAAAGTTTAGCACGTCTTACACTACCTTTTCTAACCAACTCTAATCTTGCGATTCGAGGGCTATGAAGAGGGAAAATTCTTTCCACTCCGATATCATAAGAAATACGTCTTACTGTAAAAGTTTTGCTTGCGCCTTTGTTGGAAATCGAGATCACAACGCCTTCATAAACCTGGATTCTTTCTTTTCCAGATTCAACAATTTTGTAATGAACTTTAATCGTATCACCGATTTCAAAATTGAGCTCGTTTTTAAACTCGCCTTCTAGCGCCTTTTCTAAGATCTGATTCATGGCTTCCTCTAAGAATGATTTCTTGTCTTGCGGTTATTTTGCCGCCACTTTCGGATTTCTTCGTGATTGCCGTTCACAAGTACATCCGGAACAGTCCAACCCATAAATTCGTAAGGTTTGGTAAACTGAGGGTATTCCAACTCTTCTTCTTCGTTGTGAGACTCTTCTTCCAAGCTCGCTTCCTTGCCCAAAAAGCCCGGAACAAAACGCGAAATACAGTCCGCCACAACCAAGGAAGCTAAATCCCCTGATGAAATTACATAGTTTCCAATAGCCACTTCCCTGTCAATTAAATGCTCCGTAACCCGATGATCTACCCCTTCATAGTAGCCGGAAATAAAGGTAAAACAATCGGAACTCGCATAGAGTTCTTTTGCCAATTTTTGATCGAACAATTCGCCTGAAGGAGACATGAGAACTACAAGACCTTTTTTATCTCCTAAGGACTCAAGTGCCCGATATACCGGACCAACCTGCAATAACATGCCCGGTCCTCCTCCGTAAATCGTATCGTCGACTTTCTGGTGTTTGTTGCCGGCAAAGTCTCTCAAATGGATTGTATTGATATCGATAAAGCCGTTGTTTTTGGCTTTGCCTGGGATTCCGGATTGAAAATAGGATTCGATTTTGTCAGGGAAAAGAGTGATAAAATTAAACTGCAAACCAATCCTCCCAGGAAATCACTTCGATTTGGATTTTTTGCAAATCCCAATCCCCCACGTATTTATTTAAAAACGGGACGAGAACTTCCTTTGGTTCTATTTCTTCTTTTGCAACAAAACGAAGAATAGGATGGGCTGCATTGTCGATGACTTCCTTTACAAAGTAACCGAGTCCCTTTTCCCCCAACACGTGAGTTGCCTCCAAACCGATTAAATCCAATACATAGACTTCGCCCGGAGCCGGTTTGGGAAGTTCCGATTTTTTTAAAAATATACCTGCCTGGCGGAATACCACAACAGCTTCAGGGGTTTCATATCCTTCCAATTTCGCTAAATAGAAGCTGGAATGTTTTTTGATTTCAAGGATC
The nucleotide sequence above comes from Leptospira kobayashii. Encoded proteins:
- the rplS gene encoding 50S ribosomal protein L19, coding for MNQILEKALEGEFKNELNFEIGDTIKVHYKIVESGKERIQVYEGVVISISNKGASKTFTVRRISYDIGVERIFPLHSPRIARLELVRKGSVRRAKLYYLREKTGKSGRIKERKGGQAMVAKEKKRQDEAIATKTAATKAAAAESAQPA
- a CDS encoding ATP-binding protein, whose amino-acid sequence is MFPQLAEVTSLHLEKRGASPIQVEIGIKKGLPLFHLLGNASQSMKESRDRIRMAMEASGFSFPMDTIVVNLTPSHLAKKCAFLDLAIAIGILKATGQAKFSFPENTIILGSLSLNGNVLGERDLLPLLWFRNFSETDTVILPGSLRGEIIPQGNYIFLESLSDLSFPSTVEKTAKCEIPLIGEPEESWSSAFLSDSQSAALYQLCIAALGRHHTLLIGNPGEGKTMLAKMLSSLLPSWTKEEVESTFKGSLSTVLYGRALEVGKRPFRSPHHTCTEQSLVGGGTPIQPGEISLAQGGILFLDELGEFKEKSIESLREPMEEKRIHITRVNGKEILPADCMILGAMNPCPCGNYGSKKLCNCSHQRIRSYLRKLSGPFLDRICLVISLFSNDEKRKVQIKEKDMKQKLEDSFQFRQERMASESWKRKPNLIKEDLLEEYCKKYKINNFSFRKRRDWMSLSRTVADWNLSSEIEGKHFLEAFEMISSGSWLQEFC
- a CDS encoding M23 family metallopeptidase, giving the protein MLRFLHAISFFFLNSRFIGFLSDIFYVRRIFLVSTCLFLTAGLQANPFARFNEEVERSLTTPQSSGMFKLFGNQDAEIQKLFAMGINSGEEEDEEVASFDLPKYINVSPVISNTVVHESGIVIKKYTVQKKDNLSKISRAFGSDVARIKKHNSLVSTNLKLGQILEIPVQTKNASSSRVIKKKIFILPVPQSRVTSRYGRRVDPFNKYNRVYHTGLDLAAKVGTAVLASADGEVIFTGRNGGYGNSVIIQHKNGYKTVYAHCSQILVEVGEAVKMGRVIAAVGRTGTATGAHLHFEVFRNGKLMNPETALNFTEKFVTKLPKSEVAGI
- the trmD gene encoding tRNA (guanosine(37)-N1)-methyltransferase TrmD, whose product is MQFNFITLFPDKIESYFQSGIPGKAKNNGFIDINTIHLRDFAGNKHQKVDDTIYGGGPGMLLQVGPVYRALESLGDKKGLVVLMSPSGELFDQKLAKELYASSDCFTFISGYYEGVDHRVTEHLIDREVAIGNYVISSGDLASLVVADCISRFVPGFLGKEASLEEESHNEEEELEYPQFTKPYEFMGWTVPDVLVNGNHEEIRKWRQNNRKTRNHS
- a CDS encoding YraN family protein; amino-acid sequence: MKKTELGKWGEDFGADYLDSLGHSILISNFRNRFGELDIISFSGEVLYCTEVKTWNQTRHFHPLQVFNETKKNRMRKVYYYLTKTYPALSHLTVSFCLLHINEKREVSFYSHLF
- the rimM gene encoding ribosome maturation factor RimM (Essential for efficient processing of 16S rRNA), with product MSTDPSIIKVGDFGATHGIKGLIRIHTEGETLAILKTPIVCSVELVGGTKKQVKILEIKKHSSFYLAKLEGYETPEAVVVFRQAGIFLKKSELPKPAPGEVYVLDLIGLEATHVLGEKGLGYFVKEVIDNAAHPILRFVAKEEIEPKEVLVPFLNKYVGDWDLQKIQIEVISWEDWFAV
- a CDS encoding EscU/YscU/HrcU family type III secretion system export apparatus switch protein, with translation MKKKAVALQFDSKIHKAPFVLASAEGRKAEQICKIAEENEINLIEDKLLADSLAKLPVGTEIPRELYDSVSVIFRYLLSLQNEKNN
- a CDS encoding HD domain-containing phosphohydrolase, which codes for MRKIPIQDLAAGTKFNRSVYLDKDTVLVSSGQPITQQDLDRLRQFGISFVLTDGELVTEKESIKASSENSNYLDTNLPLSHNDETSARGKYILDKANGNKVEFTALFKDCFELVQKTYRSASEGKYTEIREFRDIAERITDHVKSNPQLPILLFAHSHSGYYLYSHICYATFFSILLGTYLEFSRPKLIDLAIAAIFADMGMVTVPEEVSEKKTALTELDHKTIKRHPVTGYQILTQRLKLKNSLAIVALQHHEAVDGTGYPQKITSNEMEELTRVFMIADQFSAMIATRPYRPAFLPYDAMKLMISVNVNRFDLKMVRLFLNKLGMFPIGSGVLLSDNRTGIVIDSNKDKPLRPVIRITKDAEGNRLKLLEFVDLMIDLNTYIQKAIPFAQIY
- a CDS encoding type II secretion system-associated lipoprotein; the protein is MFRFHLLFILLFFFSCSHRLIEKERLREINAYYDEKVYLLKEDVRLSPEEIWKKGTQVRIYVESTPSLLKLKFYPANESRENSVGKLAAYIINEDVKKLKYEFEDVDAWVQDKFQVFEPKDKKTKK
- a CDS encoding ribonuclease HII — its product is MRSTGIDLSFDKAPKRPYFPELSLPKHLPILSIDEAGRGTLAGPVAIGMVSFDIETIEKIQSGEVLKGIRDSKLLSLEKRRFFAEEVKKLAKVWRVVFVSHKFIDRYNINQAIFYGINRSIPKNLIPHPFLFVDGNYKIKISKPIEGYFSLPKGDDLMPSISAASVLAKTYRDDWMEKMETVFPGYGFAKHKGYGTEFHRNQVKKLGISRIHRLSFLKFLREEVVKEELFPNDPLA
- a CDS encoding general secretion pathway protein GspC gives rise to the protein MNSVFARIQSNKFFTLIPAVILFSFSLAYLSRLILLLIFSTESGASLASLPKPKLAKQEVVLAVTTYEELVSGNLIRGVVYDPNQASNKGPDGQDLDPEIAADNGDADQMIVTGTLSGHWSFARVTIREKTANDSEEYAVGEMVGGYKVQSIEQHYVVLKKGGLSLRVNIGETPAQAKERIRPKTEEGAPAPLASTQTVQKVLSREDVNRKLKDPNTIYKNARFGPHLVDGKIEGYKLYQVAKDHVFYALGARSGDIVRRVNGMPLNDTEKMLEIWGSVKQAPKITIDLERQGKIITYEFIIRN